One part of the Glycine soja cultivar W05 chromosome 11, ASM419377v2, whole genome shotgun sequence genome encodes these proteins:
- the LOC114374982 gene encoding uncharacterized protein LOC114374982, with product MILVAIVAEVLEEYTALLARVVEQVFRSAPVPRRVRFLILRTLPFVSSRPRTILPPPTPSY from the coding sequence atgataCTGGTGGCGATCGTGGCGGAGGTGCTGGAGGAGTATACGGCGTTGCTGGCCAGAGTGGTGGAGCAGGTGTTCCGTTCCGCCCCTGTCCCTCGACGGGTTCGTTTTCTGATCCTCCGAACGCTTCCCTTTGTTTCTTCTCGTCCTAGGACCATTCTGCCCCCTCCTACCCCTTCCTATTAG
- the LOC114377040 gene encoding uncharacterized protein LOC114377040 isoform X1: protein MMKKNQSKQVNSLTTTRLSPLAKPFTLNRSTLQPCSSSPFSGYPFLESPKECDFDGFGEDFSLPSYSPLCHGKQGEGDSHESLFHKGKHAVDGVSPCPESAGTSTIVAEDLPSNSKGLMHSANESISVPLSNFKVSPLKLPITELPSAKNTSQNQSSKNLGESDSDVDSPCWKGTMAFCLTPIENSGSIQISNVEKATEKHNSLNPLAPQFFPGIGYVKDDFGSSISCTPVATNLLSGEDMLIKTVMAESPVEPRKGIELQSSSNTCGREKAFNMFNNPKNSSVDPVLNLHCMVTQSSSKEDCSISNGKLETVVDVDNFVKGTKDSRVCNAFPAKGHFPFPTQAALSSGVNAVPDPLKTFEGLSKTLIKSPKPDVGTIVSAIHVLSELLVQTSMDGVDSNSEHGHDEIMIQQIINNLNDFSTKRCGLRIPTLDSTPTDNPFGPDRSLEGSKGLEMTSIETLNDPNQLYQQNDYMGKNRVFNMFGQSGQRFLASSSEHQDKGNEIAQLQVIRRSLGKTLHFDKHMHPEASLFLNLWLDSEAERCYRKYKTYHCLMEAGLDVNCTTVAELLS from the exons atgatgaagaagaatcaGAGCAAGCAAGTTAACTCGTTGACCACGACACGTTTGTCACCATTGGCGAAACCCTTCACGCTCAACCGTTCTACCCTCCAACCCTGCTCAAGTTCCCCTTTTTCAGGGTACCCTTTTCTTGAATCGCCAAAAGAATGTGACTTTGATGGGTTTGGGGAGGATTTTTCGTTGCCTAGTTACTCACCCTTGTGCCATGGGAAGCAAGGAGAAGGGGATTCTCATGAGAGTTTGTTTCACAAGG GTAAGCATGCTGTTGATGGAGTGAGTCCCTGCCCAGAGTCTGCTGGTACTAGTACAATTGTGGCTGAAGACCTTCCATCGAATTCTAAAGGCTTAATGCATTCAGCTAACGAATCTATCTCTGTTCCTCTTTCTAATTTCAAGGTTTCCCCACTCAAATTACCAATAACCGAATTGCCCTCCGCTAAAAACACTTCTCAAAATCAGTCTTCCAAGAATTTGGGTGAAAGTGACTCTGATGTGGATTCTCCTTGTTGGAAGGGAACCATGGCTTTTTGTCTAACTCCAATAGAAAATTCAGGATCAATACAAATTAGTAATGTTGAGAAAGCAACAGAAAAACATAATAGTTTAAACCCTTTGGCTCCTCAGTTCTTTCCGGGTATTGGATATGTTAAGGATGATTTTGGGTCTTCCATCTCTTGTACGCCTGTAGCTACTAATTTGTTGTCAGGAGAGGACATGCTCATTAAAACTGTTATGGCTGAATCCCCAGTAGAGCCGAGGAAGGGGATTGAGCTTCAGTCTTCTAGTAACACCTGTGGAAGAGAAAAGGCATTTAATATGTTTAATAATCCAAAAAATAGCTCTGTGGATCCTGTGCTAAATTTGCATTGTATGGTGACACAATCTTCCTCTAAAGAAGACTGCTCAATATCCAATGGAAAACTTGAAACTGTTGTGGATGTTGATAACTTTGTAAAGGGAACTAAAGATTCCAGGGTTTGTAATGCTTTCCCTGCAAAGGGTCATTTTCCATTTCCAACTCAGGCAGCATTGTCATCTGGGGTTAATGCTGTTCCTGATCCTCTGAAAACATTTGAAGGTCTTTCAAAGACCTTAATTAAATCTCCAAAACCTGATGTTGGGACAATTGTCAGTGCAATTCATGTTCTTTCAGAATTGCTTGTGCAAACATCCATGGATGGAGTAGACTCAAATAGTGAACATGGTCATGATGAGATTATGATCCAGCAAATAATCAATAACCTAAATGATTTCAGCACAAAAAGATGTGGCCTAAGGATTCCAACCCTTGATTCAACTCCCACAGATAATCCATTTGGTCCTGATAGGTCATTGGAGGGTTCCAAG GGACTTGAAATGACAAGTATAGAGACCCTTAATGATCCAAACCAGCTTTATCAACAAAATGATTATATGGGAAAAAACAGagtttttaatatgtttggGCAGAGTGGACAGAGATTTTTAGCATCTAGCAGTGAACACCAGGACAAAGGCAATGAAATAGCTCAG CTTCAGGTTATTAGGAGGAGTCTGGGGAAAACTCTGCATTTTGATAAACACATGCACCCAGAGGCGTCACTGTTTTTGAACTTATGGCTTGATTCTGAAGCAGAACGATGTTATAGGAAATATAAAACTTATCATTGCCTTATGGAAGCTGGGCTGGATGTAAATTGCACAACTGTTGCG GAATTGTTGAGCTGA
- the LOC114377040 gene encoding uncharacterized protein LOC114377040 isoform X2, with amino-acid sequence MMKKNQSKQVNSLTTTRLSPLAKPFTLNRSTLQPCSSSPFSGYPFLESPKECDFDGFGEDFSLPSYSPLCHGKQGEGDSHESLFHKGKHAVDGVSPCPESAGTSTIVAEDLPSNSKGLMHSANESISVPLSNFKVSPLKLPITELPSAKNTSQNQSSKNLGESDSDVDSPCWKGTMAFCLTPIENSGSIQISNVEKATEKHNSLNPLAPQFFPGIGYVKDDFGSSISCTPVATNLLSGEDMLIKTVMAESPVEPRKGIELQSSSNTCGREKAFNMFNNPKNSSVDPVLNLHCMVTQSSSKEDCSISNGKLETVVDVDNFVKGTKDSRVCNAFPAKGHFPFPTQAALSSGVNAVPDPLKTFEGLSKTLIKSPKPDVGTIVSAIHVLSELLVQTSMDGVDSNSEHGHDEIMIQQIINNLNDFSTKRCGLRIPTLDSTPTDNPFGPDRSLEGSKGLEMTSIETLNDPNQLYQQNDYMGKNRVFNMFGQSGQRFLASSSEHQDKGNEIAQVIRRSLGKTLHFDKHMHPEASLFLNLWLDSEAERCYRKYKTYHCLMEAGLDVNCTTVAELLS; translated from the exons atgatgaagaagaatcaGAGCAAGCAAGTTAACTCGTTGACCACGACACGTTTGTCACCATTGGCGAAACCCTTCACGCTCAACCGTTCTACCCTCCAACCCTGCTCAAGTTCCCCTTTTTCAGGGTACCCTTTTCTTGAATCGCCAAAAGAATGTGACTTTGATGGGTTTGGGGAGGATTTTTCGTTGCCTAGTTACTCACCCTTGTGCCATGGGAAGCAAGGAGAAGGGGATTCTCATGAGAGTTTGTTTCACAAGG GTAAGCATGCTGTTGATGGAGTGAGTCCCTGCCCAGAGTCTGCTGGTACTAGTACAATTGTGGCTGAAGACCTTCCATCGAATTCTAAAGGCTTAATGCATTCAGCTAACGAATCTATCTCTGTTCCTCTTTCTAATTTCAAGGTTTCCCCACTCAAATTACCAATAACCGAATTGCCCTCCGCTAAAAACACTTCTCAAAATCAGTCTTCCAAGAATTTGGGTGAAAGTGACTCTGATGTGGATTCTCCTTGTTGGAAGGGAACCATGGCTTTTTGTCTAACTCCAATAGAAAATTCAGGATCAATACAAATTAGTAATGTTGAGAAAGCAACAGAAAAACATAATAGTTTAAACCCTTTGGCTCCTCAGTTCTTTCCGGGTATTGGATATGTTAAGGATGATTTTGGGTCTTCCATCTCTTGTACGCCTGTAGCTACTAATTTGTTGTCAGGAGAGGACATGCTCATTAAAACTGTTATGGCTGAATCCCCAGTAGAGCCGAGGAAGGGGATTGAGCTTCAGTCTTCTAGTAACACCTGTGGAAGAGAAAAGGCATTTAATATGTTTAATAATCCAAAAAATAGCTCTGTGGATCCTGTGCTAAATTTGCATTGTATGGTGACACAATCTTCCTCTAAAGAAGACTGCTCAATATCCAATGGAAAACTTGAAACTGTTGTGGATGTTGATAACTTTGTAAAGGGAACTAAAGATTCCAGGGTTTGTAATGCTTTCCCTGCAAAGGGTCATTTTCCATTTCCAACTCAGGCAGCATTGTCATCTGGGGTTAATGCTGTTCCTGATCCTCTGAAAACATTTGAAGGTCTTTCAAAGACCTTAATTAAATCTCCAAAACCTGATGTTGGGACAATTGTCAGTGCAATTCATGTTCTTTCAGAATTGCTTGTGCAAACATCCATGGATGGAGTAGACTCAAATAGTGAACATGGTCATGATGAGATTATGATCCAGCAAATAATCAATAACCTAAATGATTTCAGCACAAAAAGATGTGGCCTAAGGATTCCAACCCTTGATTCAACTCCCACAGATAATCCATTTGGTCCTGATAGGTCATTGGAGGGTTCCAAG GGACTTGAAATGACAAGTATAGAGACCCTTAATGATCCAAACCAGCTTTATCAACAAAATGATTATATGGGAAAAAACAGagtttttaatatgtttggGCAGAGTGGACAGAGATTTTTAGCATCTAGCAGTGAACACCAGGACAAAGGCAATGAAATAGCTCAG GTTATTAGGAGGAGTCTGGGGAAAACTCTGCATTTTGATAAACACATGCACCCAGAGGCGTCACTGTTTTTGAACTTATGGCTTGATTCTGAAGCAGAACGATGTTATAGGAAATATAAAACTTATCATTGCCTTATGGAAGCTGGGCTGGATGTAAATTGCACAACTGTTGCG GAATTGTTGAGCTGA
- the LOC114374008 gene encoding receptor-like protein 51 → MRSLAFLLIFHLLVSPTIVKSLSLPHPPSNGTLDPKQAMALESLNIPTSKDPCAQPSFHNATLCDAAKPFRHLISLRLANCSSYLSLSFTALKSLSTLQSLSLLNCPVAPIRLPADLALSLTSFTCVNSLRKLSGVWLSNLQNLTDLAVSDVNVKASGPFVILARMTKLKTLTISNANLTGSLPGHLHSNLTHIDFSNNRLKGSIPPSITMLDSLQVLNLSSNSLAGEMPPSIGDLISLKNLSLASNSFSGSIPDSISALPSLIHLDLSSNQLNGTIPKFISHMKSLKHLNLANNNLHGVVPFNLSFIKRLEVFKVGGNSNLCYNHSVVSSKLKLGISPCDKFGMPVTPPSKDSSADDSSDDDYDEGDGEGSRHKKEHHHGPNKFVLGVAIALSSIVFLIVFLILCSKCCR, encoded by the coding sequence ATGAGATCATTAGCATTTCTTCTGATTTTCCATCTCCTTGTATCTCCCACCATTGtcaaatctctctctctcccccaCCCTCCATCCAATGGTACTTTGGACCCAAAACAAGCAATGGCCCTAGAATCCCTCAACATCCCCACCTCAAAGGACCCCTGCGCCCAACCCTCCTTCCACAATGCCACCCTCTGCGACGCCGCCAAGCCCTTCCGCCACCTCATCTCCCTCCGCCTGGCCAACTGCTCCTCCTACCTCTCCCTCTCCTTCACCGCCCTCAAGTCCCTCTCCACCCTCCAATCCCTCTCCCTCCTCAACTGCCCCGTCGCCCCCATCCGCCTCCCCGCCGACCTCGCCCTCTCCCTCACCTCCTTCACCTGCGTCAACAGCCTCCGCAAACTCTCCGGCGTCTGGCTCTCCAACCTCCAGAACCTCACCGACCTCGCCGTCTCCGACGTCAACGTCAAGGCCTCCGGCCCCTTCGTCATCCTCGCCCGCATGACCAAGCTCAAAACCCTCACCATCTCCAACGCCAACCTCACCGGATCCCTCCCCGGCCACCTCCACTCCAACCTCACTCACATCGATTTCTCCAACAACCGCCTCAAAGGCAGCATTCCCCCTTCCATAACAATGCTCGACAGCCTCCAGGTCCTCAATCTCTCCTCTAACTCCCTCGCCGGAGAAATGCCTCCTTCCATCGGTGACCTAATTTCACTCAAAAACCTTTCCTTAGCCTCCAACTCATTCTCCGGTTCCATTCCTGATTCTATATCTGCTTTACCAAGTTTGATTCACTTGGATCTGAGCTCGAACCAGCTCAATGGAACCATTCCCAAATTCATTTCACACATGAAGTCTCTTAAGCACTTGAATCTCGCCAACAACAACCTCCACGGGGTTGTTCCTTTTAACCTAAGTTTTATTAAGCGTTTGGAGGTATTCAAGGTTGGTGGAAATAGTAACCTTTGCTATAACCACTCCGTGGTGTCTTCGAAGTTGAAGCTTGGGATCTCTCCTTGTGATAAGTTCGGAATGCCGGTGACTCCGCCTTCAAAGGATTCTTCTGCCGATGATAGCAGCGACGATGATTACGACGAGGGTGATGGGGAGGGGAGTAGGCACAAGAAGGAGCATCATCATGGGCCTAACAAGTTTGTTCTCGGCGTCGCCATTGCGCTGTCTTCCATTGTCTTTCTCATTGTTTTCTTGATCCTCTGCTCCAAATGTTGTCGTTAA